AGTGCTTACATCAAAGTGAGTCCTTGTTTTTCTATAACCGTCGTCAGCCTGCAGACCGGGGGACAGGTGATAACGGAAGGTCAGACTGATTGATGTCATTGTGTTTATGCATGGGAAATGGTGGAGgttattaaatgaaaatcgcATTTACGGGATgttggttgaaaataataatcataagaCGGGTGCTCAATAGAGTTTGTTAACAGAGTGATACAGTACAGAGTAATGCGGTGAAATCTTTGTGTCATATTCCAGGTTGAATGGTCGGACGAATTCGTTTTCAATATACATGCCAGATCGGTTTACCCCTGCGACGGTGGAAGTGGCGGTGTCTCGGTTCTCTTCGAGTATCCCGCGTGCCGTCTTCAAGGCGATCGTGTCCGGGTATACGGACGCCTTAGAGCGGACGTTGCTTCACTTGCGCCACCCTCTACGCTTCATTATTTAGCCGAGCTTAAGGCACCCCCTGGTAAACACACCTTGACCTTCGACTGTGAAATATTCACGGAGAGGTTCGTCGAGTACTGCTTCAGCTACGTTAGTCAGGCCATCACCGGAGCAATGTCACAAGTTCGGGTGGACTGCATTCCAACGTTTCTACTTCAAGGTGAGTTACAAAAAAAGTTAATTGTGCACGGCCACACGCTGTAATCTTCACCCACGTTATCATATTTTATGTTTCCTCGCTCATTCTTAAGTTTGCCTTGGAAATGTGtgaaatattcttcaattacTGTTCAGCGCCAATTGCAGTAGTTACGAATCGAGCGTGGCAGTTGGCTACAACTACGACGAGGAGGAAGCATAAGTCTATATTGAAGTTTccgaaaaattatgaaaattcacAATGTCGATGATACAaatatctatgtataatacatcAACCAATACTCGATACCATATATGACCAGAAATcgttcgtattattttttctactttcttctcctcgttttttattcaaattaattcgaaTTCGTGGTAGAGCATAGCTATTTGCGTATAAGAGTTTTCGTCTGTTCAAGCACAGTGTATGTATAGGAATGTAATGTGTAGATGATGTGTTTACGCTTTTGAATCCTTGCTTCTGATGAGAAGCCACGCAAGACGGGCAaagccgtctaataaatgaaatgcggacgtgcaaatcattaattacgagaagaatattgttgaaaattgacaattcgaaaatttggtgatttcgaaaaattaacgaccgagccaggaatcgaacctgggGGAACCCATAGGAATGTAATGTGTAGATGATGTGTTTACCTTTTAGGGTAAAGACATTACATTCCTATATATACGAGTACACTGTGCTTGAAGAGACGAAAATTCTTATACATTCATACCaggcacatgaaaacaaatttgaactcactggcgatgagagaaattaacgacaacagagtcagggcggctaggtggtctagtggagtaaggctccggtcaagcatctctggacgccaggttcgattcctggctccgtcgttaatttttcgaaatcaccaatttttcgaatcgtcAATTTTCCATAACTATTTGCAATCGGGGCAGTTTCAaagattgcaaaaaaattaccacAGCTATGTCCAATTCTCACGAACAATAAAAATACCGTGCGTACGTTAATATCGTCTTGGCAACCCAAATTGAGAAATACGcgtagttgaaaaatgtttctgtTGGTCGACTGTAAGtagattataaattttactaaCCACCAACGAGTTCATGCCGCAAAGTTTCACTACCATTGCACGAGCTACGCAGTTCCACGAGCTCGGAAGTCATATTACATTCAAAGTACATCCGAAGTTCTATACATGGAGATAAAAAGTTACttttcagtttcattttgtacAATTGGCAAATAGATCCAGCCAAAAAAGTATGAAACGATTGAAACATTCGAATGTGTTCAAAATCCATTTCTGTAATACATCTCGCAGGTACGAATAGATTTTACGATTCGTGCAAATCTACTGTGGCGTAGATGGCCACAGGGTAGGTAATGGCTATAattgtatcaatttttacacataATCGAGCGCACCTCATGTTAGATTGATTCTTAAACTTACATATCAGTCGTACTCACGATAACCGGTGACCAACACTTGGAGTCAAACCCAGCTACTGATACGTTCACAAGTTGTTCAATCCACAGGTCCATCCATTCAATTATCTGAAGCTTAGAATATCGGGGGCGTCGGTACACTTTTTTAATTCGTCTGAATGTACGCCTGTGTGAGGTAAAATGCAGTTTTAGTCAAATTAAACATATCGTTACCACTCCAGATGGTGACGCGGGTGGATGGGGACCTTGGAGCCAATGGACTCCCTGCAGTAGTTCGTGCGTTGGTGGGACCAGGCACCGGTATCGCTTTTGCGATACACCGCCACCAAAATACGGGGCAAAGTTTTGTCAGGTTTGTAATTGACGCCGCGAACGATTGCGCGCTATTCTTACCGGAAACGCATAACAGCTACTCACGCCTTTCGCTACGTATTTAACATATGTTCAATGGTTGCGTTTCACTTTTACAGGGACAGGCAGTCGAGACCGAAACATGCGGTGGTACGAATCATTTGGATCTTCATGGGAACTGGAACCTTGCAGAGTGGGAGTGCCGCCACGGCAAGGAATTAGCTGCAGAGAAACCAGAAGTTGCTGCTGAGATTGGCAGTGTGTGCAGATGTGGTTGTTTAGTTATCCTAGACAGAAATAAAATGCAAAGAATCCTGGCCGCAAGCACACAGGCCTGTCCCGGTAGATCCTTTTGGTTGGTTCAGGTACGGTAGCAATAGtttgttatcattatttcaGCAGTGTGACGCGAATTCGCGAAAACGCGCGATGCGGTATATATAACGACTATAAGTGCCCCAGCTTTAAGTCTCTTCAAGTATTTTCGCTGACGAAAACTTGAATACGCCTGGCGATAAGTGAAATGTGTCGTCTATTGAAGGGCATTCGTTCGTGTACTTATTCACGACCAGCCGCGTATCAGGTCGTACAACATCGTCCGTACACTATCGTACCATGTACTATCCGAATGTTGCAGGCTGAAGCTGACCATAGGGTTCGCCTTCACTTGGACCAAGCAAGATTCCCGTGTAAGGAACAGTACGTCAGGGTACGTGACGGGGATTCTTTGACTGCTGAACTGCTGGCTGATGTGGCTTTCGATAAGAACTCCCCGATTTCCGGCACGGTCACGTCCTCGGATACACATTTACTAGTGGAATTCTTCAGCGGCGAGGAATCAGCGGTTCACGCATCGTGCGTCGGCGGATATTTGGCTCACGCCACGATGTTTGGTGAGAATCGCAACCGACGTTACTTCCCTCGTGACATTTACGTACCTACCTcagaatttgaagaaatttcattcagataaaaataatccaagtTCGGTTTAACTTTGCCTTCTAACATCATTGCTTCTGTCGTAGCCAATATTTTCTCGGCAAATGAAACTGCTATGCCGGCTGACTTTTTGTCACCAAAAATAATGGCGGCGGCGGGAAGATGGGCGCAGTGGTTGACGCCGGCTCATTTGGCAGCTGCGACGCTTCTTGTTCTCATATTCCTCGTATCTGTATTCTTGGCGTTACAATACGCCTTCAAGTACAGAAAATATGAGATAGCCGAGGACCTTGACAGTCTCACAGACAATTCCGGTTAGTCGGTttcatcgattaatcgatgaaTTTATCAGCGATGTGACGTTTGCACCAAGACTTCTTGTAGCGGGATTGTAACTACGACTTTTCCAGCTTTCGGTGGATCAATGCAGGGCTTGGCAAGGAGGGCAAGGGCATTGTCATCGGCAACTCTCTTCTCCGAGGTGGTCTCTCTCATTCGATTACCCAGAATGGGTTCCCCCAAGCACGCGAGGCTTCAAGAGGCACCAGCCGATGTAGAGGACGACTACGAGTGCGCGGGAAGCCAAGCTATAAAGTAAGGGTGTCAGAACTGaagggtgaaaaagtttttcgcaCTGATTATAATTTCTGCTTCCCAAAGCTCGagtttcgatgaaaatcacGTTTCGTCACATTGCTTCCAGAGACGATTCAGAGGTTAGCGAGAAATCTGGGACATTGAAGAGCAAAGGCTCGGATGAAAATTTGCAGACGACAATTGTTCAAGGCTCTGTGGACACGCATGGCAGGCAGTCATCGACTTGCAGTATACCAACACTCGGACAACCTGAGGTCAAGTATGCCCGACCGGTCAAGTAAGTAAGCCACCTCGGTATGTCGTCCGTTGACATTTTTTCCGTATCACGTATTCCGTCTGAATTTATTCAGTAACATGTGGTGTGGCAAAACAGAACCGCCTTGCGGAGCATGAAAATACGTACAATCGTTGAACAATAATTGATTGAGATCGGCCATAAGGATTTAGATTATTTGTAATTCTTTCATCGTCATTTCGCCTCTCCTAACGATGGTCCCGATTACTTTCTCGCAGGCTGCGGACAGTTGTTGGCCCCATCAGTCCAGTTTCCGAAGAACGTTCAACCTCGGAATTGAGCAGACGTTACAGTATAACCAGCACCTCGATCAGTCTGAATAATGTAAGAGTCCCTCACCCAAAATCATCCACCTTTCTGCAAGTCAAGGTACACGATCATCCACTATACACCATGTGTTCTCATATCTATCGTACTATACTGAACCCTCCTGAAACCTATCAACCTTCAAGATTTATTTATCTAGAAATATCTTGGATAAGTCAGAGCAAGAAAAGAATAGCTCCCGGGCTCGCGAGTGGGAGATTGATGTTTATCGCATACGAAACGGCATGATCGTTTTTCCCCCAATTTCCGTTCAACGATCATGCCTGTCTTTGCTAATTTTCTACGCAGGAAAGAATTATCATAAAGCGTATGGTTTTATTGAATTGCAGGGTTTTTCACCTGCTAGCACGTCGTCAAACGCGTCGAATTTGCGATGTGGCAAGGAGTCGAAGGATCGACGAAACAGGGAACGCCTACTTCAGGGACCAGGGTCGGAATTCAGCCTGGCGAACCAAGATATGGACTTGGAACTCGATTACTACGACTACAACGTCGTTAATGCAGGAGCTG
This region of Neodiprion virginianus isolate iyNeoVirg1 chromosome 7, iyNeoVirg1.1, whole genome shotgun sequence genomic DNA includes:
- the LOC124308332 gene encoding uncharacterized protein LOC124308332 isoform X4; the encoded protein is MRTTLDVRWPTPSLSLEPQHFETYPRQPVLATIEYTGVSCTPYAGVPVAAYSLELIYCGPSVLSCDTRNKSHVQVLYSEEIMGFPAQKVITLRCELFGQAGHYALRLKPTAGNPTAPTTSAYIKVEWSDEFVFNIHARSVYPCDGGSGGVSVLFEYPACRLQGDRVRVYGRLRADVASLAPPSTLHYLAELKAPPGKHTLTFDCEIFTERFVEYCFSYVSQAITGAMSQVRVDCIPTFLLQDGDAGGWGPWSQWTPCSSSCVGGTRHRYRFCDTPPPKYGAKFCQGQAVETETCGGTNHLDLHGNWNLAEWECRHGKELAAEKPEVAAEIGSVCRCGCLVILDRNKMQRILAASTQACPGRSFWLVQAEADHRVRLHLDQARFPCKEQYVRVRDGDSLTAELLADVAFDKNSPISGTVTSSDTHLLVEFFSGEESAVHASCVGGYLAHATMFANIFSANETAMPADFLSPKIMAAAGRWAQWLTPAHLAAATLLVLIFLVSVFLALQYAFKYRKYEIAEDLDSLTDNSAFGGSMQGLARRARALSSATLFSEVVSLIRLPRMGSPKHARLQEAPADVEDDYECAGSQAIKDDSEVSEKSGTLKSKGSDENLQTTIVQGSVDTHGRQSSTCSIPTLGQPEVKYARPVKLRTVVGPISPVSEERSTSELSRRYSITSTSISLNNVRVPHPKSSTFLQVKGFSPASTSSNASNLRCGKESKDRRNRERLLQGPGSEFSLANQDMDLELDYYDYNVVNAGAAPGSYLGMDPAFLVWIPPLDPGESDIVRAIEEDHHYEEVPERRGSAGSRLKLNTEGASLTPSEYKLMRESKARTATPGSDGTAVHRQKEISPKRIDHGESRLHDEIITEYRARLSEGILPIHRILEESRVRVSDESLAKYVHDDALNIVHADVIPNRMTDEGEKFEARFAPRANRIRLSDEQDRRRNKTTRNPDLTRENKFSDDDGGRSRMPANAVSTFSDELDCSSKVRPSPSRNRGVSEEIVRNRAYNENELTKTPDGLRERRNNSDASRCRTNGRGSGDPDKDRRDWNDESHRGNIPMPNENTPNAQHFRFKEDVAELNIISDVRVGNAVNIPLKEFPIGRFADSPAKVHCRPKDKRNEANLQKEIQSPDYGVEIDIKEDSKGFYELIGEGEDGLKFADDDDDSNMY